The Streptomyces sp. NBC_00569 genomic sequence CGGCCGCGTTACGCGTCCGCCGCGGCCCGATCGGCGACCGCCGCCCGTCGCGGCTCCTTCCGCGTGGTCGACCGCAGCCGCTCCAGCGCCCAGGGGCCAGGACCAAAGGCGGCGAACATCAAGAAGATCCAGGCATACAGGGCAGAGGGCTCACCGTTGTTCTCGATCGGCAGCAGGCCGGTCGGCTGGTGGACGGTGAAGTAGGCGTACGCCATTGATCCCGAACAGATCAGCGCCGTCGGCCGGATGAACAGGCCGAGTGCCACGAGGATGCCCCCGACCAGTTGGATGACGGCCGCCCACCATCCGGGCCACGCGCCAAGCGGAAC encodes the following:
- a CDS encoding DoxX family protein, yielding MYRSVESVGTKAAGSMQSLVRIVVGFLFACHGAASLFGVMGGAVGTHGGSVPLGAWPGWWAAVIQLVGGILVALGLFIRPTALICSGSMAYAYFTVHQPTGLLPIENNGEPSALYAWIFLMFAAFGPGPWALERLRSTTRKEPRRAAVADRAAADA